A section of the Telopea speciosissima isolate NSW1024214 ecotype Mountain lineage chromosome 3, Tspe_v1, whole genome shotgun sequence genome encodes:
- the LOC122655592 gene encoding LOW QUALITY PROTEIN: 1-deoxy-D-xylulose 5-phosphate reductoisomerase, chloroplastic-like (The sequence of the model RefSeq protein was modified relative to this genomic sequence to represent the inferred CDS: inserted 1 base in 1 codon), with amino-acid sequence MALKFSSPPEIRGVSFLDSSKXNLLKLTGGFSLKRNEKGTIFGGRVCCSAQPPPPAWPGRAVPELRCKVSDGPKPISIVGSTGSIGTQTLDIVAENPDKFRVVALAAGSNVTLLADQVKRCKPQLVAVRNESLLDELKEALADAEHKPEIIPGEQGVVEVARHLDAVTVVTGIVGCAGLKPTVAAIEAGKDIALANKETLIAGGPFVLPLAQKHKVKILPADSEHSAIFQCIQGLPEGALRRIILTASGGAFRDWPVEKLKEVKVADALKHPNWTMGKKITVDSATLFNKGLEVIEAHYLFGAEYDDIEIVIHPQSIIHSMVETQDSSVLAQLGWPDMRLPILYTLSWPDRVYCSEITWPRLDLCKLGSLTFKAPDNEKYPSMNLAYAAGRAGGTMTGVLSAANEKAVEMFIDEKISYLDIFKVVELTCNKHQSELVTNPSLEEIIHYDLWARNFAASVQPSSKLSPVPA; translated from the exons ATGGCTCTGAAATTCTCTTCTCCTCCGGAAATAAGGGGTGTTTCCTTCCTGGATTCTAGTA CCAACCTTCTCAAGCTTACTG GAGGattttctttgaagagaaaCGAAAAAGGAACAATATTTGGTGGAAGAGTTTGTTGTTCAGCACAGCCACCTCCTCCAGCCTGGCCAGGGCGAGCTGTTCCAGAGCTGAGATGTAAGGTTTCAGATGGTCCAAAGCCTATTTCCATTGTTGGGTCCACTGGTTCTATTGGAACTCAG ACTTTGGACATTGTTGCTGAGAACCCTGATAAGTTCAGGGTTGTGGCACTGGCAGCTGGTTCCAATGTGACTCTTCTTGCTGATCAG GTGAAGAGATGCAAGCCTCAGTTGGTTGCTGTTAGAAACGAATCATTACTCGATGAACTCAAGGAGGCTTTGGCTGATGCTGAGCACAAGCCTGAGATCATTCCTGGAGAGCAAGGTGTTGTAGAG GTTGCTCGTCACCTGGATGCTGTTACTGTAGTAACGGGAATAGTAGGTTGTGCGGGTTTGAAG CCCACAGTGGCTGCAATAGAAGCAGGAAAAGATATAGCATTGGCAAATAAAGAGACTTTGATTGCTGGGGGTCCTTTTGTGCTTCCACTTGCTCAAAAGCATAAAGTGAAAATACTTCCTGCTGATTCTGAACATTCTGCAATTTTTCAG TGTATCCAGGGTTTGCCGGAGGGTGCACTTAGACGCATAATTTTGACTGCTTCAGGAGGAGCTTTCAG GGATTGGCCTGttgaaaaattgaaagaagTGAAAGTTGCTGATGCTTTAAAACACCCTAACTGGACTATGGGAAAGAAGATAACAGTGGATTCTGCTACCCTTTTCAACAAG GGCCTAGAAGTCATTGAAGCTCACTATCTATTTGGGGCTGAATATGATGATATTGAGATTGTGATTCATCCACAGTCAATTATACACTCAATGGTTGAGACCCAG GATTCATCTGTATTGGCCCAGTTAGGATGGCCTGACATGCGTCTGCCAATTCTTTACACACTGTCATGGCCAGACAGAGTTTACTGCTCTGAGATAACTTGGCCTCGTCTTGATCTTTGCAA GCTTGGTTCCCTAACATTTAAAGCGCCTGACAATGAGAAATACCCATCCATGAATCTTGCCTATGCTGCTGGACGGGCTGGAGGCACAATGACTGGAGTTTTGAGTGCAGCAAATGAGAAAGCTGTGGAGATGTTTATTGATGAGAA AATCAGCTACCTGGATATTTTCAAAGTTGTGGAGCTAACCTGCAATAAGCACCAGTCAGAGTTAGTGACGAACCCATCTCTTGAGGAGATCATACACTATGATCTGTGGGCTCGGAACTTTGCTGCAAGTGTACAACCATCATCTAAGTTAAGCCCTGTCCCTGCATGA
- the LOC122655591 gene encoding phosphoglucan phosphatase LSF1, chloroplastic isoform X3 gives MSSLQLSSCMFSNESSFPCNFYDTGKIAQPALDSSFWGRNLCLAKQGFGITMRENLHLGRRITKVYATVDLPPFNLNLNEYMVTLEKPLGIRFALSVDGRIFVHALKKGGNAEKSRIIMVGDTLKRASNAPDGKLPKIKDFGDTLKLLDEKGGSFSLVLERPFSPFPIQQLLLMSDTDVLFNRGRLPMATWNRTILASHLQPSSEHSGNSGFITFSSKFLSSQGWKLLNDQKQYLDLQKQNSFLTAPINQLVCIFSEEESGDVEWAHGSFPLAEYIKALDRSKGELYYNHLLGMQYGKITEQIYMGSCIQTKADVETLSSVAGVTAVLNFQSEIEATNWGINSESINHACRQFNILMINYPIREVDSFDLRKKLPFSVGLLLRLLKKNLRVFVTCTSGFDRSPACVIAYLHWMTDTSLHAAYNFVTGLHSCRPDRPAIAWATWDLIAMVENGRHDGPATHAVTFVWNGQEGEDVRLVGDFTGNWKESIEVVHKGGSKYEAEVRLPHGK, from the exons ATGTCTTCTCTGCAACTCTCCAGTTGCATGTTTTCCAATGAATCGTCATTTCCCTGCAATTTCTATGACACGGGGAAGATTGCTCAACCTGCATTggattcttctttttggggtagaaatTTGTGTTTGGCTAAGCAAGGTTTTGGAATTACTATGAGAGAGAATCTCCATCTCGGTAGAAGAATCACAAAGGTTTATGCAACGGTGGATCTCCCCCCGTTTAACTTGAATCTTAATGAGTATATGGTCACACTTGAGAAGCCACTGGGAATACGCTTCGCGCTTTCCGTCGACGGGAGGATCTTCGTTCATGCTCTCAAGAAAGGG GGCAATGCCGAGAAATCAAGAATAATTATGGTAGGTGACACCTTGAAACGGGCAAGTAATGCGCCAGATGGCAAGCTCCCTAAGATCAAAGACTTCGGGGATACACT GAAGCTGCTGGATGAGAAAGGAGGATCTTTTAGCCTGGTCCTTGAGAGGCCCTTCTCTCCTTTTCCAATTCAACAGCTGCTTCTTATGAGTGACACCGATGTTTTGTTCAATAGAGGTCGTCTTCCTATGGCTACTTGGAATAGAACTATTTTGGCTTCCCATTTGCAGCCATCATCTGAGCACAGTGGCAATTCTGGGTTTATTACATTTTCCTCAAAGTTTCTAAGCTCACAAGGATGGAAGCTTTTAAACGATCAAAAGCAATATCTCGACTTGCAAAAGCAGAATAGCTTTCTTACTGCACCAATTAACCAACTTGTTTGCATTTTCTCTGAGGAAGAGTCTGGTGATGTTGAATGGGCTCACGGGAGTTTCCCTTTGGCAGAATATATTAAAGCACTTGATCGATCTAAAGGAGAGCTTTATTATAATCACTTGCTTGGTATGCAATATGGCAAG ATTACTGAGCAAATATACATGGGATCATGCATACAAACAAAAGCAGATGTGGAGACTTTGTCTAGCGTTGCG GGAGTCACTGCTGTACTGAATTTCCAGAGTGAAATTGAGGCCACAAATTGGGGAATCAATTCTGAATCAATCAATCACGCCTGCCGCCAATTTAATATCCTTATGATCAATTATCCTATAAG GGAGGTGGATTCCTTTGACTTGAGGAAGAAACTTCCATTTTCTGTGGGGCTCCTATTACGGCTGTTGAAAAAGAACCTTCGTGTTTTTGTGACTTGTACGTCTGGGTTTGATAGATCCCCAGCTTGTGTGATTGCATACTTGCACTGGATGACAGACACTTCGCTTCATGCCGCTTACAATTTTGTCACTGGGCTGCACTCCTGCAGGCCTGACAG ACCAGCAATTGCCTGGGCAACATGGGATCTTATTGCCATGGTAGAAAATGGAAGGCATGATGGACCTGCAACCCATGCTGTGACCTTTGTTTGGAATGGCCAAGAG GGGGAGGATGTGCGTTTGGTTGGAGATTTTACTGGAAATTGGAAAGAATCAATTGAAGTAGTCCACAAGGGTGGATCTAAATATGAAGCTGAAGTTAGACTTCCACATGGGAA